The DNA region GACATGTCGTGTAAAAGGACAAAGCAAAACTGGAACTGCTACTTGTAACAGTGCTaggagtgataaaaaaaatggatcaaGTAAGCTTACCCATTTATCTCAAACACCAAGTCAAAAAGGATGTCTATAAACTTGTCATGCTCATGTTCATCTCAAACAGAATCATATTAGAATACGTTGCTCCGTGAAAGTGTGAAGCCCACCAAGACTTCTAGTGAACTGAGAAGTGTTAACAACTCACGTGTTGGCCATATTTTGATTCCAttttaactacatagatttgcACAAAGTTCACAAGAACCACTTAACAGAGCTTATTTTTGGAATGTTAAAAGTCTTGTTTCATATTAAGTTTCTCTTCAACTGGTATGACCATATAAACATTATATATGTTTTCAAACCATATAATAGCTGAAGTATAGCACAGAATTAGCAATTGTATATGTTTTCAAAGTTCAGACCATATAACCAAagccttcaaaaaaaaaaaaacatataaacaaatactaataatattagTTAGAACTTAGAACTGTACTACCTGGTTGTAGAAGGGCCAAGTTTCTATATTTTGAGCTCTTAAGGTATCCACATTAATTGCCTGATAGATCTTTCCATTTGGCCTCAAAAGTTTCGGTCTCTGGGATAATTAATACAACAAATACACTTTACTAAGGTGAATAAATTTAGAATACAAACCAAACCCCTAGAGACAAACCAAACCTGTGTTTGCAGAATTGATTGAGATGTTGTATAGAAAAGCTCCCATTTCCCATTGAGCAAATCAGACTTGAGAGGCTCCTTAACAGGATTCACAGCCTCAAGTTTACGAGCAATCTAGATAAGACACACTTACTTgtaatcacaattcacaaacaaggaaaccaagaaaaaaaaagaccgACACAAATTAAGTCACTTAAATTATGCACTGAATATGTACATGTCAATTGTTACTGTAGTTTCACTTTACCTGGTCCACACGGAgttataagattgattggatgattaaaaaaagaaaagaagaaaagtaagTTCGTGGGTTTAATCCCTCCCgttaacaaaaaatactaacaaaCTAACCATTAacatttgtcaaaaaaaaaaaaaaactttacctGGTCCACACGTTGTTGGTCCTCAGGAGTAGCCTCGGCACCTCGGTCAAGTGGTGCAATTGCTTCATAGAGATCCACCTTGAGGCTCTGAACATCTCTACCTTCGGTTATAAAACCTGGGAAAAATGAAACCATGTTGCTCCACTTGCCAGAATCAGCTACTTGTAATATGAGGTGGGTTGTGTTCAGTTTTTGTGGTGAGGATGAGAATAGAGAATTTGGCTTTGAATG from Glycine soja cultivar W05 chromosome 8, ASM419377v2, whole genome shotgun sequence includes:
- the LOC114423060 gene encoding probable plastid-lipid-associated protein 4, chloroplastic isoform X2 produces the protein MALSVPTPTATLPFKYAIDSHHSKPNSLFSSSPQKLNTTHLILQVADSGKWSNMVSFFPGFITEGRDVQSLKVDLYEAIAPLDRGAEATPEDQQRVDQIARKLEAVNPVKEPLKSDLLNGKWELFYTTSQSILQTQRPKLLRPNGKIYQAINVDTLRAQNIETWPFYNQATANLVPLNSRRVAVKFDFFKIANLIPIKSAGSGRGQLEITYLNEDLRLTEYQEEIEVICSS
- the LOC114423060 gene encoding probable plastid-lipid-associated protein 4, chloroplastic isoform X1, with the translated sequence MALSVPTPTATLPFKYAIDSHHSKPNSLFSSSPQKLNTTHLILQVADSGKWSNMVSFFPGFITEGRDVQSLKVDLYEAIAPLDRGAEATPEDQQRVDQIARKLEAVNPVKEPLKSDLLNGKWELFYTTSQSILQTQRPKLLRPNGKIYQAINVDTLRAQNIETWPFYNQATANLVPLNSRRVAVKFDFFKIANLIPIKSAGSGRGQLEITYLNEDLRISRGNRGNLFILKMVDPSYRVPL